One Gloeothece verrucosa PCC 7822 DNA window includes the following coding sequences:
- a CDS encoding DUF2141 domain-containing protein, which translates to MKPWLINGLLLAMVSSGLFIVKAQANAKTELNITIDGLKSLKGQVCISVFSSSKGFPSSKNQAVQARCLGVTGASETISFENLDPGSYAVAVIHDANIDGKLNRNLLGIPIEGFGFSNNPKILTGPPKFGESAIIVSGQQTNIRIQLKYFGV; encoded by the coding sequence ATGAAACCCTGGTTAATAAATGGACTCTTACTGGCAATGGTAAGCAGTGGTTTATTCATTGTCAAAGCACAAGCCAACGCCAAAACAGAATTAAATATCACCATTGATGGACTTAAAAGCCTAAAAGGTCAAGTTTGTATCAGCGTATTTTCGAGTAGTAAAGGTTTTCCAAGCAGCAAAAATCAAGCGGTACAAGCTCGATGTCTGGGCGTTACAGGGGCTTCAGAAACAATCTCATTTGAGAATCTAGACCCAGGAAGCTATGCAGTTGCCGTTATTCATGATGCTAACATTGACGGTAAACTGAACCGTAACCTACTCGGAATTCCGATAGAAGGCTTTGGCTTTTCTAATAATCCCAAAATACTAACAGGCCCGCCTAAATTTGGAGAGTCTGCCATTATAGTCAGTGGTCAACAGACCAATATTCGCATCCAGTTAAAGTATTTCGGAGTTTAG
- a CDS encoding isochorismatase, translated as MTNHYLPIPSFFNPHQVGGVWRVPYQQRATQAAHWAKSHQIKPAAKDQTRICLLLIDVQNTFCIPEFELFVGGTSGNGAVEDNIRLCEFIYRNLNVITQIASTMDTHTAMQIFHPIFWINDAGQHPEPMTSITLEDIELGIWKINAAVVHSLAQGNEEILTQHALHYARQLSQNGKYSLIIWPYHSMLGGIGHALVSSVEEALFFHNIARSSQTHFEIKGEHPLTENYSIFRPEVIQGVSGKILAPKNTRFLEKILAFDAVIIAGQAKSHCVAWTIDDLLTDIREKDPRLAKKVYLLEDCTSPVVVPGVVDYSDVADAAFKRFADAGMHIVKSTDSFLIERS; from the coding sequence ATGACTAATCACTATCTTCCAATACCTTCCTTCTTTAATCCCCATCAAGTGGGAGGCGTTTGGCGAGTACCTTATCAACAAAGAGCAACTCAAGCCGCTCATTGGGCAAAATCTCATCAGATTAAACCAGCCGCCAAGGATCAAACTCGAATTTGTTTACTCCTGATAGATGTTCAAAATACCTTCTGTATCCCTGAGTTTGAATTATTCGTAGGCGGAACCTCCGGCAACGGAGCAGTAGAAGATAATATCCGTTTGTGTGAGTTTATTTATCGAAATTTAAATGTTATTACCCAAATAGCTTCCACAATGGATACTCACACGGCTATGCAAATTTTTCATCCGATTTTCTGGATTAATGATGCAGGCCAACATCCTGAACCTATGACATCTATTACTCTAGAAGATATTGAATTAGGAATCTGGAAAATTAATGCGGCTGTGGTTCATAGTCTGGCTCAGGGAAATGAAGAAATTTTAACCCAGCACGCTTTACATTATGCTCGACAATTGAGTCAAAATGGAAAATACTCTCTCATTATTTGGCCCTATCATTCTATGTTGGGCGGCATTGGCCATGCTTTAGTCTCTTCAGTCGAAGAAGCTCTCTTTTTTCACAATATAGCTCGCTCGAGTCAGACTCATTTTGAAATTAAGGGAGAACATCCTTTAACGGAAAATTATTCGATTTTTCGTCCTGAAGTGATACAAGGGGTAAGCGGCAAGATACTCGCTCCGAAAAATACTCGTTTTTTAGAGAAAATATTGGCCTTTGATGCTGTTATTATAGCTGGACAAGCTAAAAGTCATTGTGTGGCTTGGACAATTGATGATTTGTTAACTGATATAAGGGAAAAAGACCCCCGTTTGGCTAAAAAAGTTTATCTGTTAGAAGATTGTACTTCGCCGGTGGTGGTTCCTGGTGTGGTTGATTATAGTGATGTGGCTGATGCGGCTTTTAAACGTTTTGCTGATGCGGGTATGCACATCGTTAAGTCGACGGATTCTTTTTTAATTGAGCGCTCATGA
- a CDS encoding DUF3155 domain-containing protein, with amino-acid sequence MARKRKRKSRRRQEGRKILELVPQYSIESGEDKPVTAARKYIQEQKIAPPAVLTVRRNEHTTDRYFWAEKGLFGAQYVEENHFLFPSLRVYQPPSKTPVATASKRG; translated from the coding sequence TTGGCAAGAAAACGGAAACGGAAAAGTCGTCGTCGCCAAGAAGGGCGCAAAATTTTAGAGTTAGTACCCCAGTATAGTATCGAAAGTGGCGAAGATAAACCGGTAACAGCCGCCAGGAAATATATCCAAGAGCAAAAAATTGCTCCCCCGGCAGTATTAACGGTAAGACGCAATGAACATACCACTGATCGGTACTTTTGGGCAGAAAAAGGACTATTTGGCGCTCAATATGTAGAAGAGAATCATTTTCTCTTTCCGAGCTTAAGAGTGTATCAACCTCCAAGCAAAACTCCTGTTGCAACGGCGAGTAAACGCGGTTAG
- a CDS encoding bifunctional folylpolyglutamate synthase/dihydrofolate synthase: MTNDLDALLKPYQHFGVHLGLERIQRLLSALGNPHHRVKIVHVAGTNGKGSVCAYLSSVLTQAGYTVGRYTSPHLVHWNERICLNEQPIPTTVLAEILQQIQAAIPSAERVPHPTEFESPTQFEVITAAAWLYFAQKRVDIAIMEVGLGGRLDATNVCDHPLVSVITSISREHWQVLGPTVAHIAGEKAGILKPGCATVIGNLPPDAKAVVASRLQLLNCPAVWVSPSSPMKQGWAKYTGNRTIEYPLALLGDIQLMNSAIAIAVLERLQEQGFEISDAAIVSGMAKTRWSGRIQWIEWLNRSILIDGAHNPAAALSLRQYVDSLNQPVSWVMGILSTKDHQDIFEALLRPGDRLYLVPVPEQATADPAVLAALAKEVCPHLDLVKPMSDLFSCLEVAINEDPALEDLNKSSERVIVLCGSLYLLGYFFSSYNQKLSNI; this comes from the coding sequence ATGACTAATGACTTAGACGCTTTACTAAAACCTTATCAACATTTTGGGGTTCATCTGGGTTTAGAACGTATTCAACGTTTATTATCAGCACTGGGTAATCCTCATCATCGTGTTAAGATTGTTCATGTTGCCGGAACTAATGGCAAAGGCTCCGTTTGTGCTTATCTTTCCTCTGTATTAACACAAGCCGGCTATACTGTTGGACGTTATACCTCTCCTCATTTAGTCCATTGGAATGAAAGAATTTGTCTTAATGAACAACCTATTCCCACAACGGTTTTAGCCGAGATTCTACAACAAATTCAAGCCGCTATCCCTAGTGCGGAACGAGTTCCGCACCCCACTGAATTTGAAAGTCCCACTCAGTTTGAAGTCATTACCGCCGCCGCTTGGTTATATTTTGCTCAAAAAAGGGTAGATATTGCCATTATGGAGGTAGGATTAGGAGGACGCTTGGATGCAACTAATGTCTGTGACCATCCTTTGGTTAGTGTTATTACTTCTATTAGTCGAGAACATTGGCAAGTGTTAGGCCCTACAGTTGCTCACATTGCTGGGGAAAAAGCCGGTATTTTAAAACCTGGTTGCGCGACTGTCATCGGAAATTTGCCGCCAGACGCTAAGGCGGTGGTAGCAAGTCGTCTCCAACTACTAAATTGTCCGGCTGTTTGGGTAAGTCCTTCTTCTCCCATGAAACAAGGGTGGGCAAAATATACGGGAAACAGAACCATCGAGTATCCTTTAGCGTTACTCGGGGATATACAGTTAATGAATTCAGCTATCGCTATAGCAGTTTTAGAACGTTTACAAGAACAAGGGTTTGAGATTTCTGATGCGGCAATTGTAAGCGGAATGGCTAAAACTCGATGGTCGGGGCGAATACAGTGGATCGAGTGGCTTAATCGCTCAATTTTGATTGATGGGGCCCATAATCCTGCGGCTGCCCTCAGTTTACGTCAATATGTGGATAGCCTCAATCAACCGGTTAGTTGGGTAATGGGAATACTATCCACTAAAGACCATCAAGACATTTTTGAAGCTTTATTGCGTCCTGGAGATCGTTTGTATCTGGTTCCGGTTCCGGAGCAAGCGACTGCTGATCCGGCAGTTTTGGCGGCTTTGGCTAAAGAGGTTTGTCCGCATTTAGACTTAGTTAAACCCATGTCTGATCTGTTTAGCTGCCTAGAAGTTGCTATTAATGAAGACCCCGCCCTTGAAGATTTAAATAAGTCTTCAGAGCGAGTGATTGTTTTGTGTGGTTCGCTTTATTTATTGGGCTATTTTTTCTCTAGTTATAACCAGAAACTATCAAATATCTAA
- a CDS encoding DNA cytosine methyltransferase yields MGLFDVVKGEKVIRYIDLFCGIGGFRIAASQVCLEYNIKPQCVFSSDIDPDAQQVYSKYFGEKPAGDITKIPADSIPDHHLLLAGFPCQPFSICGVLKGFEDTRGTLFFEIARILEYKKPLAFVLENVKQLFGHQQGKTLKVIIDILEKLGYNVTYKILNALDFGLPQKRERIFIVGCLEPIPFEWPMPVRTIKPLKEILETTVAASYYASEQIRLNRLAKYQGKNDNEPTIWHENKAGHISAYPYSCAMRAGASYNYLLVNGERRLTEREMLRLQGFPEDFQLLTSYCANRKLVGNSVAIPCVAGVIRSLFEAVEH; encoded by the coding sequence ATGGGTTTATTTGATGTTGTTAAAGGGGAAAAAGTTATTAGATATATTGATCTGTTTTGCGGCATAGGGGGGTTCAGGATAGCGGCTAGTCAAGTTTGTCTTGAATATAATATTAAACCTCAATGTGTTTTTTCTTCAGATATTGATCCAGATGCTCAACAAGTCTATAGCAAATATTTTGGAGAAAAGCCGGCAGGAGATATTACTAAAATTCCGGCTGATAGTATTCCTGATCATCATCTTTTGTTAGCGGGTTTTCCTTGTCAACCTTTTAGTATTTGTGGAGTTCTTAAGGGGTTTGAAGATACTCGAGGAACTTTGTTTTTTGAGATTGCTCGGATTTTAGAATATAAAAAACCCTTAGCTTTTGTGCTTGAAAATGTTAAACAACTTTTCGGACATCAACAAGGAAAGACATTAAAAGTTATTATCGATATTTTGGAAAAGTTAGGATATAATGTCACTTATAAAATTTTGAATGCTTTAGATTTTGGATTGCCGCAAAAACGAGAACGGATTTTTATTGTGGGTTGTTTAGAGCCGATTCCTTTTGAATGGCCGATGCCGGTAAGAACGATTAAACCTTTAAAAGAAATTTTAGAAACGACGGTTGCCGCTTCTTATTACGCTTCAGAACAAATTCGTCTGAATCGATTAGCTAAATACCAGGGAAAAAACGATAATGAGCCGACAATTTGGCATGAAAATAAAGCCGGACATATTAGTGCTTATCCTTATTCCTGTGCGATGAGAGCAGGGGCATCCTATAATTATCTTTTAGTGAATGGAGAAAGAAGACTCACTGAGCGGGAAATGCTCCGTTTACAAGGCTTCCCTGAAGACTTTCAACTCCTTACCTCTTATTGTGCCAACCGCAAATTAGTCGGTAATAGTGTGGCTATTCCTTGTGTGGCGGGGGTGATTCGTTCTCTTTTTGAGGCGGTTGAACATTAA
- the ccmS gene encoding beta-carboxysome assembly chaperone CcmS, translated as MMFGSPLPKDEANQWRHQLNQFVKENEKDLAALAWGLLQEWGDSAELAFSPNQDALGIDLQPSPHFVRCSKESLDQLNRQLDQKIQEILGILEKYNAAEEVAIVGIGEGQIKLIYFKPQPTPPQCFEEVGEDLSGLIEKLEKRMGELITVKSQ; from the coding sequence ATCATGTTTGGAAGTCCTTTACCAAAAGATGAAGCCAATCAATGGCGGCATCAATTAAACCAGTTCGTCAAGGAAAATGAAAAAGATTTAGCCGCGTTAGCTTGGGGGTTGTTGCAAGAGTGGGGAGACAGTGCGGAACTCGCATTCTCCCCCAATCAAGACGCTTTAGGAATTGATTTACAACCCTCACCCCATTTCGTTCGTTGTTCAAAGGAATCTTTAGATCAGTTGAATCGTCAGCTAGACCAGAAAATTCAAGAAATTTTGGGAATTTTGGAGAAATATAATGCGGCTGAGGAGGTGGCTATTGTTGGCATTGGAGAAGGACAAATTAAGTTAATTTATTTTAAACCTCAACCAACACCACCACAGTGTTTTGAAGAAGTTGGGGAAGATCTAAGCGGCTTAATAGAAAAACTTGAGAAACGGATGGGAGAACTGATCACAGTAAAAAGTCAATAA
- the pyrH gene encoding UMP kinase — translation MSYQRVLLKLSGEALMGNLGYGIDPKVVADIAQEIADVVKMGIQIAVVVGGGNIFRGVKAASAGMDRATADYVGMIATVMNAITLQDALEHINIPTRVLTAIAMQEVAEPYIRRRAIRHLEKGRVVVFGAGSGNPFFTTDTTAALRAAEIEAEVVFKATKVDGVYDSDPHKNPEARRYRSLTYGHVLTHDLRVMDGTAIALCKENNIPIMVFDLSVPGNIVRAIQGEPVGTLVGSFCEVS, via the coding sequence ATGAGTTACCAACGGGTATTACTTAAACTGAGTGGTGAAGCTTTAATGGGGAATTTAGGATATGGTATCGATCCTAAAGTCGTTGCTGATATCGCTCAGGAAATCGCTGATGTCGTCAAGATGGGAATTCAGATTGCTGTTGTCGTCGGCGGTGGAAATATTTTTCGTGGAGTCAAAGCCGCATCGGCAGGAATGGACCGAGCAACGGCCGATTATGTCGGTATGATTGCTACAGTCATGAATGCGATCACCTTGCAGGATGCTCTAGAACACATTAATATTCCTACACGAGTCCTTACTGCTATCGCTATGCAGGAAGTCGCAGAACCTTATATTCGGCGGCGAGCCATTCGTCACTTGGAAAAAGGGCGAGTGGTAGTCTTTGGGGCGGGTTCTGGAAATCCCTTTTTTACCACTGATACAACGGCGGCCCTGAGAGCGGCTGAAATTGAGGCTGAGGTAGTCTTTAAAGCCACTAAAGTTGATGGGGTTTATGATAGTGATCCCCATAAGAATCCTGAAGCGCGGCGCTATCGTAGTTTAACCTATGGTCATGTGTTAACCCACGACCTGCGGGTAATGGATGGAACAGCGATCGCCCTCTGTAAAGAGAATAATATTCCTATTATGGTGTTTGATTTGTCGGTTCCTGGGAATATCGTTCGAGCTATCCAAGGAGAACCGGTGGGAACTTTAGTCGGTAGTTTCTGTGAAGTTAGCTAG
- a CDS encoding type II toxin-antitoxin system RelE/ParE family toxin, translating to MIRSFKNQGTEDIFNGRDTKLARKICPQNLWDVVARKLDQIDSVKFLDELRVPPGNKLEPLKGERLGQYSIRINDQYRVCFTWTDDSPTDVEIVDYH from the coding sequence ATGATTCGCTCTTTCAAAAATCAAGGAACTGAAGATATTTTTAATGGGAGAGATACTAAACTAGCCAGAAAAATCTGCCCTCAAAATTTGTGGGATGTAGTAGCTAGAAAACTCGATCAAATTGACTCTGTAAAATTTTTAGATGAACTCCGGGTTCCTCCTGGAAACAAACTAGAACCTTTAAAAGGAGAGCGCTTAGGACAATATAGTATTAGAATCAATGATCAATATCGAGTTTGTTTTACTTGGACTGATGATAGTCCTACCGATGTAGAAATCGTTGATTATCATTAA
- the speB gene encoding agmatinase gives MLLQTTPAVQQFLGSEAITPYESAKVVILPIPYEATTTFRKGCENGPDAVLEASQQLEAYDEELQQETCIDVGIYTHAAIADTRSQAISAEEMLQVTRETVSELIADHKFVIAVGGEHAITTGVVSAYQQAIDEPFTVIQIDAHGDMRSSFEGSIHNHACVMRRVLEMGLPTLPVGIRSICAEEAQLIREKQIPVVWAREIAAQPDWIEKALAQITTKKVFITIDVDGIDPSLIPGVGTPEPGGMGWYDVLHFLKRVFQTHQVIGCDVMELAPVRDSVVSEFTTAKLIYKLIGYQALSQNWY, from the coding sequence ATGCTTTTACAAACTACTCCTGCTGTACAACAATTTTTAGGCTCTGAAGCCATTACCCCTTACGAGTCAGCAAAAGTTGTCATATTACCCATACCCTACGAAGCCACCACCACCTTTCGCAAAGGATGTGAAAATGGGCCAGATGCTGTCTTAGAAGCCTCCCAACAACTAGAAGCTTATGACGAAGAATTACAGCAAGAAACCTGTATTGATGTGGGAATTTATACTCATGCTGCCATAGCTGATACTCGCTCTCAAGCAATCTCGGCTGAAGAAATGTTACAAGTCACCCGCGAAACGGTTTCTGAGTTAATAGCCGATCATAAATTTGTGATTGCTGTCGGGGGAGAACACGCCATCACCACAGGAGTCGTGAGTGCTTATCAACAGGCAATCGATGAACCCTTTACTGTCATTCAAATCGATGCTCATGGGGATATGCGCTCGAGTTTTGAAGGTTCCATCCACAATCATGCTTGTGTGATGAGACGAGTATTAGAAATGGGTTTACCGACTTTACCGGTAGGAATTCGCAGTATTTGTGCAGAAGAAGCTCAATTAATTCGAGAAAAACAAATTCCGGTGGTTTGGGCTAGAGAAATCGCGGCTCAACCGGATTGGATTGAAAAAGCACTCGCTCAGATTACGACAAAAAAAGTCTTTATTACCATTGATGTAGATGGCATTGATCCCAGTTTGATCCCAGGGGTGGGAACTCCTGAACCTGGCGGTATGGGATGGTACGATGTCCTGCACTTCCTCAAACGAGTTTTTCAAACTCATCAAGTGATCGGCTGTGATGTGATGGAATTAGCCCCTGTAAGAGATTCAGTGGTTTCCGAGTTTACTACCGCCAAATTAATCTATAAATTAATTGGATATCAAGCCCTGAGCCAAAATTGGTATTAA
- a CDS encoding nucleoside deaminase gives MDKYITQLDEKSYLKHQQWMSRAIVLAQQAALAGDVPVGAVILDREGRLIAEASNRKERDQDPTAHAEILVLRRASQILKTWHLEACYLYVTLEPCPMCTGAIIQARIGLLVYGVDDPKTGTIRTVANLPDSSCSNHRLSVLSGIMESACREQLQTWFAQRR, from the coding sequence TTGGATAAATATATTACCCAGTTAGATGAAAAAAGCTATCTCAAGCATCAACAGTGGATGAGTCGAGCGATCGTACTTGCACAACAAGCGGCATTAGCAGGAGATGTTCCTGTTGGTGCTGTTATTCTTGATAGAGAAGGTCGTTTAATTGCTGAAGCGTCTAACCGAAAAGAACGAGACCAAGACCCAACGGCTCATGCAGAAATTCTCGTTCTTCGCCGTGCTAGTCAAATCTTAAAAACTTGGCATTTAGAAGCTTGTTATCTTTATGTTACCTTAGAACCCTGTCCTATGTGTACAGGAGCCATTATTCAGGCCAGAATAGGGTTATTAGTTTATGGGGTAGATGACCCAAAAACGGGAACTATTCGTACTGTTGCTAATTTACCCGATAGTAGTTGTTCTAATCATCGATTATCAGTTCTGTCTGGTATTATGGAATCTGCTTGTCGGGAACAGTTACAAACTTGGTTTGCTCAACGAAGATAG
- a CDS encoding recombinase family protein produces the protein MKIIAYLYSDPLLESPPNISIWGLEVDQVYQDLDPQRPQLQELLTQAQIDPPTYLLIRRLEELGDTVEQVGERLNQLENLGIEIIATEQPYSSSLLNKNSPKDIRTHLTKLLQEIQKNQRRQRLKKGHARNRIKALPPPGKAPYGYRRGKDRYILDRSTAPVVKDFFERFLLFGSLRGAVRYLEKRYGKKISVSTARKWLTNPVYRGDLAYQNSDIIPDTHLPIISREEAAQIDRLLRRNSNLAPRTASAPRSLAGLVSCNQCQSQMTITRVTTRNKKTEYLYLRPMNCPLQPKCQAILYQEVLNKTILKICQDLPLAVAQLNLPNLEAIKLKLTENISKKKAIIDQLSQLQEQGILEQQTSDLRSYQLKTEIAQLQTQLDQLPPGDLKIITKAVTIPQFWLDLSEAERRFYFREFIRQVEIIRLQPDDWAVQLIFIF, from the coding sequence ATGAAAATCATCGCTTATCTATATAGTGATCCCCTGTTAGAATCGCCGCCTAATATCTCAATTTGGGGCTTAGAAGTCGATCAGGTTTATCAAGATTTAGACCCACAACGTCCTCAGTTACAAGAACTCTTAACCCAAGCGCAAATCGATCCCCCAACTTATTTATTAATTCGCCGCTTAGAAGAATTAGGCGATACAGTAGAACAAGTCGGCGAACGCCTCAATCAACTGGAAAACCTTGGCATCGAAATTATCGCCACAGAACAGCCTTATAGTTCTTCTCTACTCAACAAAAATAGCCCTAAAGATATCCGTACTCATTTAACCAAACTTTTACAAGAGATCCAAAAAAATCAACGCCGCCAACGCTTAAAAAAAGGACATGCCCGCAACCGAATTAAAGCCTTACCGCCACCCGGAAAAGCCCCTTATGGATATCGCCGAGGCAAAGATCGCTACATCCTTGATCGCAGTACCGCCCCGGTGGTTAAGGATTTTTTTGAACGTTTTTTACTCTTTGGTTCTTTACGGGGAGCCGTGCGCTATTTAGAAAAACGCTATGGGAAAAAAATTTCGGTTTCTACTGCTCGAAAATGGTTAACTAATCCCGTTTATCGGGGAGACTTAGCTTACCAAAATTCGGATATTATTCCTGATACCCATCTGCCTATTATTTCTCGCGAAGAAGCCGCTCAAATTGATCGCTTATTAAGACGTAATAGTAATTTAGCCCCTCGAACAGCCAGCGCACCGCGTTCTTTAGCCGGCTTAGTCAGTTGTAACCAATGTCAATCTCAGATGACCATTACCCGCGTCACTACCCGCAATAAAAAAACTGAATATCTTTATTTACGACCGATGAATTGTCCTTTACAGCCCAAGTGTCAAGCGATTCTTTATCAAGAGGTTTTAAACAAAACTATTCTGAAAATTTGTCAAGATTTGCCTTTGGCTGTTGCTCAGTTAAATTTACCTAATTTAGAAGCTATTAAGCTAAAATTAACCGAAAATATCAGCAAAAAAAAAGCGATCATTGATCAATTATCCCAGTTACAAGAGCAAGGAATTTTAGAGCAGCAAACCTCGGATTTACGCAGTTATCAATTAAAAACTGAGATAGCTCAATTGCAAACCCAACTCGATCAATTACCGCCCGGAGATTTAAAAATTATTACCAAAGCGGTCACCATTCCTCAGTTTTGGTTAGATTTATCCGAAGCAGAACGGCGGTTTTATTTTCGTGAGTTTATTCGTCAGGTGGAAATTATTCGTCTTCAACCCGATGATTGGGCAGTTCAATTAATATTTATTTTTTAA
- a CDS encoding 5-formyltetrahydrofolate cyclo-ligase, giving the protein MNPPLSKTSLRKQLLSKRRSLAHAVWREKSDRLVQRLQSSSVFREAKTILAYFSFRQEPDLSPLFTDHCKWGFPRCVEQSLVWHLWQFGQPLQKGIYGIEEPLTDAPQLIPTEVDLILVPAVACDRFGYRLGYGGGFYDRMLADPQWQNIPSIGIVFDFAFLPHLPIESWDQPLDGICTENEFLMITSR; this is encoded by the coding sequence ATGAATCCTCCTTTAAGTAAAACGAGTTTACGCAAACAATTATTATCAAAGCGGCGGTCCCTTGCTCACGCTGTCTGGAGAGAAAAAAGTGATCGCCTCGTTCAACGTCTTCAGTCTTCATCTGTATTTAGGGAAGCAAAAACGATTCTTGCTTATTTCAGTTTTCGGCAAGAACCCGACCTCAGTCCCTTGTTTACTGATCACTGTAAATGGGGTTTTCCGCGTTGTGTCGAGCAATCTTTAGTGTGGCATCTGTGGCAGTTTGGCCAGCCGCTACAAAAGGGAATTTATGGCATTGAAGAACCTTTAACTGATGCTCCCCAATTAATTCCTACCGAAGTTGATTTGATTCTTGTACCTGCTGTTGCTTGTGATCGTTTTGGCTATCGTTTGGGATATGGTGGCGGCTTTTATGACCGGATGTTAGCCGATCCTCAATGGCAAAATATTCCCTCTATTGGCATAGTCTTCGATTTCGCTTTTTTGCCGCACTTACCGATTGAATCTTGGGACCAACCTTTAGATGGCATTTGTACCGAAAATGAATTTCTGATGATTACCTCCAGATAG
- a CDS encoding HigA family addiction module antitoxin has translation MINIPTHRIPTHPGEMLLKEFLEPLAITQEELAEKLYISSEEIKELVKGTQGMKPRLALRLAKFWGMSPEFWLNLQLRWDIYHIEQLEASDLAKIHPYSERV, from the coding sequence ATGATTAATATTCCTACTCATAGAATTCCTACTCATCCAGGTGAAATGCTTTTAAAAGAATTTTTAGAACCTTTGGCAATCACTCAGGAAGAATTAGCCGAAAAACTCTATATTTCCTCTGAAGAAATCAAGGAATTGGTCAAAGGTACTCAGGGAATGAAGCCGCGTTTAGCTTTGCGTTTGGCTAAATTTTGGGGGATGTCTCCTGAGTTTTGGCTTAATCTCCAGTTGCGCTGGGATATCTATCACATAGAGCAACTAGAAGCTTCTGATCTAGCAAAAATTCATCCCTATTCAGAACGGGTTTAA